In one Mucilaginibacter ginsenosidivorax genomic region, the following are encoded:
- a CDS encoding YceD family protein, protein MKSLRTYSIPFTGLKLGKHRFDFTVDDAFFDEFEYSLVKKANLQCVVELDKQETMIILNFDIKGTVDASCDRCLAQYPQTLDIAEQQIAKFSEEPIDEDDEIITLSKNDHEINIAGLIYEYINVAMPFISVCNDEGNTSYCDKEMLDRLNSLAGNEEQTEDTDPRWDVLKKINK, encoded by the coding sequence TTGAAATCGCTTAGAACATATTCGATTCCTTTTACGGGATTAAAACTGGGGAAACACCGGTTTGATTTTACTGTTGATGATGCTTTTTTTGACGAATTTGAATATTCGCTGGTTAAAAAGGCTAACTTGCAGTGCGTTGTTGAGCTGGATAAACAGGAGACAATGATTATCCTGAACTTTGACATTAAAGGCACCGTTGATGCAAGCTGCGACAGGTGTTTGGCCCAATATCCGCAAACGCTGGATATTGCCGAACAGCAAATTGCCAAGTTTAGCGAGGAGCCGATTGATGAAGATGACGAGATTATTACCCTGAGCAAAAATGATCATGAGATTAATATTGCCGGGCTGATATATGAGTACATAAACGTTGCCATGCCATTTATATCGGTTTGCAACGATGAGGGTAATACTTCATATTGTGATAAAGAAATGCTTGACAGGCTTAACAGCCTGGCAGGAAACGAAGAACAAACTGAGGATACAGACCCACGGTGGGATGTACTCAAAAAAATAAATAAATAA
- a CDS encoding ABC transporter ATP-binding protein → MIEIKNLKKIYNGVTVVDVPHLIINKGESVGLVGNNGAGKTTLFRMILDLIRPETGEVLSNGEVVAGHENWKNYTASYLDEGFLIDYLTPEEYLYFIGGLHQQSKATVDETLVKLSDFFNGEILKKGKYIRDLSKGNQCKVGVASCVLQKPELLMLDEPFANIDPSTQFRLKNMLKELNRSQNVTNIVSSHDLNHITDVCDRILLMEKGVIIKDIATSSSTLKELENYFGVGQEAGELTKDI, encoded by the coding sequence ATGATTGAAATAAAAAACCTGAAAAAGATATATAACGGCGTAACCGTAGTTGATGTACCGCACCTGATAATTAACAAGGGCGAAAGCGTTGGCTTGGTAGGTAATAACGGAGCGGGTAAAACCACGCTGTTCAGGATGATACTTGACCTCATTCGGCCCGAAACAGGTGAAGTGTTATCTAATGGTGAAGTTGTGGCCGGTCATGAAAACTGGAAAAACTACACCGCATCCTACCTCGATGAAGGTTTCCTGATAGATTATCTTACCCCCGAAGAGTACCTGTACTTTATTGGCGGCCTGCACCAGCAAAGCAAAGCCACCGTTGATGAAACCCTGGTAAAGCTATCTGATTTTTTTAACGGCGAAATCCTGAAAAAAGGCAAATACATCCGCGACTTATCCAAAGGCAACCAATGCAAGGTTGGTGTGGCATCCTGTGTGCTGCAAAAACCCGAATTGCTGATGCTTGACGAGCCCTTTGCCAACATTGACCCCAGTACCCAGTTTAGGCTAAAAAACATGCTGAAGGAGCTTAATAGAAGCCAAAACGTAACCAATATTGTATCCAGCCATGATCTTAACCACATCACCGATGTATGTGACCGTATCCTGCTGATGGAAAAGGGGGTGATTATAAAAGATATAGCCACCAGTTCATCAACACTTAAGGAGCTGGAAAATTATTTTGGCGTAGGCCAGGAAGCAGGCGAGCTGACTAAGGATATTTAG
- the rpmF gene encoding 50S ribosomal protein L32 — MPHPKRKISKSRRDKRRTHYKAEAPTLTTCQTTGAIHLPHRAYTVDGNVYYNGKVLIEKAAVA, encoded by the coding sequence ATGCCACATCCAAAACGTAAAATATCCAAATCAAGAAGAGATAAGCGCAGAACTCATTACAAAGCTGAAGCTCCAACTTTAACCACTTGCCAAACTACCGGTGCTATACACTTGCCGCACAGGGCTTATACTGTTGATGGTAACGTTTACTATAACGGTAAAGTACTTATTGAGAAAGCAGCAGTAGCCTAA
- a CDS encoding beta-ketoacyl-ACP synthase III, whose protein sequence is MSKIHAAITAVHGYVPDYVLTNQELETLVDTNDEWIVSRTGIKERRILKGEGLGTSDMAVPAVQALLKKRGIGAEEIDLIIFCTTTPDYVFPATANILANKIGAKNAWGYDLSAACSGFIFGLATGSQFIESGKHQKVLVVGGDKMSSIVNYQDRATCIIFGDGCGAVLLEPNFEGNGVMDSILKSDGAGVTYLHQKAGGSVRPASHETVDNHEHFAYQEGQAVFKFAVTNMADVAHEVMERNGLTGEDVAWLVPHQANKRIIDATARRTGLSDDKVIINIERYGNTTNGTIPLCLWEWESKFKKGDTLILAAFGGGFTWGSIYLRWAY, encoded by the coding sequence ATGAGTAAAATTCATGCCGCTATTACTGCTGTACATGGTTACGTGCCCGACTATGTATTAACCAACCAGGAACTGGAAACATTGGTTGATACAAATGACGAGTGGATTGTAAGCCGTACCGGCATTAAGGAGCGCCGCATATTAAAGGGCGAAGGCCTGGGCACATCTGATATGGCCGTTCCGGCGGTACAGGCGCTGCTGAAAAAACGCGGCATCGGCGCCGAGGAAATTGACCTGATCATTTTTTGTACTACTACGCCAGATTATGTTTTCCCGGCTACAGCCAATATTCTGGCTAATAAAATAGGGGCAAAAAATGCCTGGGGATATGATCTTTCGGCCGCATGTTCGGGCTTTATTTTTGGCCTGGCTACCGGATCGCAGTTTATCGAGAGTGGCAAACACCAAAAGGTACTGGTTGTAGGCGGCGATAAAATGTCGTCGATAGTAAACTACCAGGACCGTGCCACCTGTATTATTTTTGGTGATGGCTGCGGCGCCGTATTGCTTGAGCCAAACTTTGAAGGTAACGGTGTGATGGACTCCATTTTAAAAAGCGATGGCGCCGGAGTTACCTACCTGCACCAAAAAGCTGGTGGATCTGTACGCCCGGCATCGCACGAAACAGTTGACAATCACGAACATTTTGCTTACCAGGAAGGACAGGCTGTTTTTAAATTTGCCGTTACCAATATGGCCGATGTAGCTCATGAGGTAATGGAGCGCAATGGCCTTACCGGCGAAGACGTTGCCTGGCTGGTGCCACACCAGGCCAACAAGCGTATTATCGATGCCACTGCAAGGCGCACAGGCTTAAGCGATGATAAAGTAATTATTAACATTGAACGTTACGGCAATACAACAAACGGCACCATCCCATTATGCTTATGGGAGTGGGAAAGTAAATTTAAAAAAGGTGATACCCTGATACTGGCAGCCTTTGGCGGCGGCTTTACCTGGGGCAGCATCTATTTAAGATGGGCGTATTAA
- a CDS encoding response regulator transcription factor, with translation MEQIRVAIVDDQNIFRQSLAILINSVPNFELVADAGSAAALLEILKTIPSLPQVLLLDMNMPGMNGIELNQLLQQQYPQIKVMVLSVHSQERLIAKMVSAGASAYLFKNCDKEELITAIQTVHHTGFYINRQTLAAIQNAAARRGKSTNVFSTSPFELTNREKEVLELICKEYASSEIAQKLFLSIRTVEGHRNNLLLKTQSRNTAGLVLYAVKHQLIEVI, from the coding sequence ATGGAGCAAATTAGGGTAGCCATCGTCGACGATCAGAATATTTTCAGGCAAAGCCTGGCAATACTCATTAACAGTGTGCCCAATTTTGAGTTGGTTGCCGATGCCGGCAGCGCTGCTGCCCTGCTTGAAATTTTAAAAACAATCCCGTCCCTCCCCCAGGTACTGTTGCTGGATATGAATATGCCCGGCATGAACGGCATCGAGCTTAACCAATTGCTACAGCAACAATACCCGCAAATAAAAGTGATGGTGCTATCTGTACATTCGCAGGAAAGGCTTATCGCCAAAATGGTTTCGGCGGGTGCATCCGCTTATCTTTTTAAAAATTGCGATAAGGAAGAACTGATTACCGCCATTCAAACCGTTCATCACACCGGCTTTTACATTAACAGGCAAACACTGGCGGCTATCCAGAATGCCGCGGCCCGGCGTGGCAAAAGTACAAACGTTTTCAGCACCTCGCCCTTTGAGCTTACCAACCGCGAAAAAGAAGTGCTTGAACTGATCTGTAAAGAATATGCCAGCTCCGAAATTGCCCAAAAGCTATTTTTAAGCATCCGCACTGTAGAAGGCCATCGTAACAACCTGCTCCTTAAAACCCAAAGCCGCAATACCGCCGGCCTGGTATTGTACGCCGTAAAGCACCAGCTTATAGAGGTGATTTAG
- the plsX gene encoding phosphate acyltransferase PlsX: MKIGLDIMGGDYAPKATVLGAIEAYKALSADQKLVLIGDKDTAVTILQENNVSPDHFEFVHTTEVIGMGEHPTKAIVQKPNSSISVGFQLLKEGKIQAFSSAGNTGAMLVGSMFSVKTIPGVVRPAMTTIVPKLKGGLGILLDVGANADCKPEVLLQFGVLGSLFAQSVYAIQNPRVALMNIGEEEEKGNILCQATYPLMKETKLFNFVGNVEGRDLFSEGADVFVCDGFTGNVILKLAETFYVITRKKQFKDEFFDRFNYEQYGGSPILGVNAPVVVGHGISSPEAIKNMVLLSKNMVESGLVDKIKQAFQ, translated from the coding sequence ATGAAGATTGGCTTAGATATTATGGGCGGTGATTATGCTCCCAAAGCAACTGTTTTAGGAGCAATCGAAGCTTATAAGGCTTTATCTGCCGACCAAAAACTGGTGCTGATAGGAGATAAAGACACTGCGGTTACTATTCTTCAGGAAAATAATGTTAGCCCCGATCATTTCGAGTTTGTGCATACAACCGAGGTGATTGGTATGGGCGAACATCCTACCAAAGCAATTGTACAAAAGCCAAACTCGAGTATTTCGGTTGGCTTTCAGTTGCTTAAGGAAGGTAAAATTCAGGCATTTTCATCGGCAGGAAACACCGGCGCCATGCTGGTTGGTTCTATGTTTAGTGTAAAAACTATCCCAGGCGTTGTGCGCCCGGCCATGACTACCATTGTACCCAAACTTAAAGGAGGTTTGGGTATTTTGTTGGATGTAGGCGCCAATGCCGATTGCAAACCCGAGGTATTGCTTCAATTTGGCGTACTGGGCAGCTTATTTGCCCAATCGGTATATGCTATCCAAAACCCAAGGGTAGCCCTCATGAATATAGGTGAGGAGGAAGAGAAAGGCAATATCCTTTGCCAGGCTACCTATCCTTTGATGAAAGAAACCAAGCTGTTTAATTTTGTTGGTAATGTTGAAGGCCGCGACCTGTTTAGCGAAGGGGCCGACGTTTTTGTATGCGATGGTTTTACAGGTAATGTAATATTAAAGCTTGCCGAAACGTTTTATGTTATTACACGCAAAAAACAGTTTAAAGATGAGTTTTTTGATAGGTTTAACTATGAGCAATATGGCGGCAGCCCTATTCTGGGGGTAAATGCACCGGTTGTTGTTGGCCACGGCATTTCAAGCCCCGAGGCTATAAAAAACATGGTCCTTTTGTCAAAAAACATGGTGGAGAGCGGCCTGGTTGATAAAATTAAACAAGCTTTTCAGTAA
- the accB gene encoding acetyl-CoA carboxylase biotin carboxyl carrier protein — MDIKQIQDLIRFVSKSGVNEVSIEQKDFKITIKTNETQPQVIHASIPAQTAPVVLPPAPVAAEPVAPAAPAGPDTSKYLTIKSPMIGTFYRSASPDKPLFVNIGDEIKTGSVVCIIEAMKLFNEIESEISGRIVKVLVDNASPVEYDQPLFLVEPV; from the coding sequence ATGGATATTAAACAAATTCAGGACCTTATTCGCTTTGTGTCAAAATCTGGCGTAAACGAAGTGTCAATTGAGCAAAAGGATTTTAAGATTACGATAAAAACCAACGAAACACAGCCGCAGGTTATCCATGCCAGCATACCGGCGCAAACCGCGCCTGTTGTATTGCCACCGGCACCGGTTGCAGCTGAACCCGTTGCCCCGGCAGCACCTGCCGGCCCGGATACATCAAAGTATCTGACAATCAAATCGCCAATGATTGGTACTTTTTACCGCTCGGCAAGCCCTGATAAGCCGTTGTTTGTAAACATTGGCGACGAAATTAAAACCGGCAGCGTGGTTTGTATTATTGAAGCCATGAAGCTTTTCAACGAAATCGAGTCGGAAATATCCGGCCGTATTGTGAAAGTATTGGTTGATAATGCATCACCTGTAGAGTACGACCAGCCTTTATTTTTAGTAGAACCAGTTTAG
- the tatC gene encoding twin-arginine translocase subunit TatC, translated as MSDNKLIKAIKDKGKTMEAEMSFFDHLEALRWHLIRSALAIVVITSFVFYFYDWIFDTIIMGPSKPTFWTYRMLCALGDLLHRPGFCIDKINIQLINTEMAGQFTLQINSSLIIGLTLGFPYLLFEIWRFVRPALHEKERKAASGFVFYATALFIIGVLFGYYVITPESINFLSGYTVSATIKNLFDIDSYLSSVSTLTLATGIVFELPILVYILSNLGILTAKFMRETRRYAIIVIMVVAAVVTPTPDMMTMTVVSIPLFALYEVGILVSAVVEKRKLKRAQEDGLV; from the coding sequence ATGAGCGACAATAAATTAATTAAAGCCATAAAAGATAAAGGTAAAACGATGGAGGCCGAAATGTCCTTCTTCGATCACCTGGAAGCCTTAAGATGGCATTTGATACGATCGGCTTTAGCCATTGTAGTAATTACAAGCTTTGTGTTTTATTTTTACGATTGGATTTTTGACACCATTATCATGGGGCCAAGCAAGCCAACCTTCTGGACGTACCGGATGCTTTGCGCATTGGGCGACCTTTTGCACCGCCCGGGTTTTTGTATCGATAAAATAAACATCCAATTAATTAATACCGAGATGGCCGGGCAATTTACCCTGCAAATCAACTCGTCATTAATTATTGGCCTTACGCTGGGCTTCCCGTACTTATTGTTTGAAATCTGGCGTTTTGTACGCCCGGCCCTGCACGAAAAGGAACGTAAAGCCGCATCTGGTTTTGTGTTTTATGCAACAGCATTGTTCATTATTGGTGTATTATTTGGCTACTATGTTATTACGCCCGAGTCGATTAACTTTCTTTCGGGCTATACGGTAAGTGCAACTATCAAGAATTTATTCGATATCGATTCGTACCTGTCATCGGTATCCACCTTAACCCTGGCAACAGGCATCGTGTTTGAACTGCCAATTTTGGTGTATATCCTATCAAACCTGGGTATCCTTACCGCTAAATTTATGCGTGAAACCAGGCGGTATGCTATCATCGTTATTATGGTTGTTGCTGCGGTTGTTACACCAACACCAGATATGATGACCATGACCGTAGTAAGTATCCCCTTGTTTGCTTTATACGAAGTAGGCATCCTGGTATCAGCCGTAGTTGAAAAACGGAAACTGAAACGCGCGCAGGAAGACGGATTAGTGTAA
- a CDS encoding replication-associated recombination protein A, with protein MTNLPPLAERMRPKSLDDYVGQKHLVGPGAVLRKAIESGALPSMLFWGPPGVGKTTLAYIISQSLNRPFFALSAINSGVKDVREVIEKASLLKQGGQTLPILFIDEIHRFSKSQQDSLLGAVERGIVTLIGATTENPSFEVISALLSRCQVYILQPLAEEDLLNLLEKSMQEDVVLKEKHIIIQDHEAIMRLSGGDARKLLNIFELLVNAFDSADIVLTDEVVLEHVQQNMALYDKTGEQHYDIISAFIKSMRGSDPNGAVYWLARMIAGGEDPLFIARRMLILSSEDIGNANPNALLLAQSCFEAVNKIGMPESQLILSQTAIYLATSPKSNSATTAIGAAMALVKQTGDLPVPLHLRNAPTKFMKNIGYGKDYKYAHSYEGNFTDLDFLPDAIRGTKIYEPGNNARENESKEKLKKLWGDRYKY; from the coding sequence ATGACCAACCTCCCACCATTAGCCGAACGGATGCGTCCAAAATCACTGGATGATTATGTAGGCCAAAAACACCTGGTTGGGCCGGGGGCGGTGTTACGCAAAGCCATCGAATCGGGCGCATTGCCGTCGATGCTGTTTTGGGGGCCGCCGGGGGTAGGTAAAACTACATTGGCTTATATTATATCACAATCTTTAAATCGCCCTTTTTTTGCGCTCAGTGCTATTAACTCGGGCGTGAAGGATGTGCGTGAAGTTATCGAAAAAGCATCACTGCTAAAGCAAGGCGGCCAAACGCTGCCGATATTGTTTATTGATGAGATCCACCGCTTCTCCAAATCGCAGCAGGACTCGTTGCTGGGCGCCGTTGAGCGTGGCATAGTTACGCTTATTGGCGCCACTACCGAAAATCCTTCCTTCGAGGTGATCTCGGCTTTATTGTCGCGATGCCAGGTTTATATTTTACAGCCCCTCGCCGAAGAAGATTTGCTGAACCTGCTGGAGAAATCGATGCAGGAAGATGTGGTGTTGAAAGAAAAGCACATTATCATACAAGATCACGAGGCCATTATGCGCCTCTCGGGCGGCGATGCGCGCAAGCTGCTCAATATTTTCGAGTTGCTGGTAAACGCCTTTGACAGTGCCGACATTGTTTTAACCGACGAGGTTGTACTGGAGCATGTACAACAAAATATGGCGCTGTATGACAAAACCGGCGAGCAGCATTACGATATCATTTCGGCCTTTATTAAATCCATGCGCGGCAGCGATCCTAACGGTGCCGTGTACTGGCTGGCCCGGATGATTGCAGGAGGGGAAGATCCTTTGTTCATCGCCCGACGTATGCTTATCCTGTCGTCAGAGGATATTGGCAATGCCAATCCCAATGCCCTGCTATTGGCCCAAAGTTGTTTTGAGGCAGTGAATAAGATAGGCATGCCCGAATCGCAGCTGATATTATCACAAACGGCAATTTACCTGGCCACATCGCCCAAAAGTAATTCGGCTACAACAGCCATTGGCGCTGCTATGGCATTGGTAAAGCAAACTGGCGATTTGCCTGTGCCCCTGCACCTGCGTAACGCGCCCACCAAATTCATGAAAAATATTGGCTACGGTAAAGATTATAAATACGCCCACAGCTATGAAGGCAATTTTACCGACCTTGACTTTTTGCCCGACGCTATCCGCGGTACAAAAATTTATGAGCCCGGTAACAACGCCCGAGAAAATGAATCAAAAGAGAAGTTAAAGAAACTTTGGGGAGATAGGTATAAGTATTGA
- a CDS encoding pirin family protein produces MAQTVLHKAETRGHANHGWLNSYHSFSFGSYYNPERMNFGALRVLNDDTVDAGMGFGKHPHDNMEIISIPLEGNLEHEDSMNNVAVIKNGDIQAMSAGTGIYHSEYNQDPDKRVKFLQIWIYPNQRNVEPRYDQLTLNLDDRHNKLQQVLSPNPDDTGVWIHQDAWFNLGKFDAGVSTDYTIHKPGNGVYAFVLSGEVQIDGQAVGTRDALGIWDTEGFTITASTDAEFLLMEVPMSF; encoded by the coding sequence ATGGCACAAACCGTTTTACATAAAGCCGAAACAAGGGGCCACGCCAACCACGGCTGGCTGAATAGTTATCATTCTTTCAGCTTCGGCAGTTATTACAACCCCGAGAGAATGAACTTTGGCGCATTACGCGTTTTAAATGACGACACCGTTGACGCGGGTATGGGCTTTGGCAAACATCCGCATGATAACATGGAGATCATTAGCATACCCCTGGAGGGCAACCTGGAGCATGAGGACAGCATGAATAACGTGGCGGTTATTAAAAATGGCGACATACAGGCTATGAGCGCCGGTACTGGTATTTACCATAGCGAGTACAACCAGGATCCAGACAAACGGGTAAAATTCCTGCAGATATGGATTTACCCTAACCAGCGTAACGTAGAGCCCCGGTATGACCAGCTTACCCTGAACCTTGATGACCGCCATAATAAACTGCAACAGGTACTATCACCCAATCCGGATGATACCGGCGTATGGATTCACCAGGACGCATGGTTCAATTTAGGTAAATTTGATGCAGGCGTAAGTACTGATTACACCATCCACAAACCCGGCAACGGCGTATACGCATTTGTATTAAGCGGAGAAGTACAGATTGACGGCCAGGCCGTTGGCACCCGTGATGCATTAGGCATTTGGGACACCGAAGGTTTTACAATCACCGCAAGTACCGATGCGGAATTTTTACTGATGGAAGTACCGATGAGTTTTTGA
- a CDS encoding sensor histidine kinase: MKDNIYVLLLISMGGVFMLVVSFVVIFIRNQNNLLKKQRELQQAELRHQQDLLKTIIVSQEAERKRIGQDLHDDVGTALSNLRITIELFNNTAIGEFSDTCKHQIDKIVQDVRHISHNLSPPGLELYGFMGTLEELAEFITATGKLQVNITDNTNSLTDRFGTDVSLSLYRVFEELLNNTIKHANASHVNINFDVADDHLLISYHDDGQGIAAADKTKKGMGRQNIESRLSIIGAAYQTDWPGGNGFNMSIQLKTDNI; encoded by the coding sequence ATGAAAGATAATATTTACGTTTTATTACTGATCAGCATGGGCGGCGTGTTCATGCTGGTAGTATCTTTCGTAGTTATTTTTATCCGCAACCAAAACAACCTGTTAAAAAAACAGCGCGAATTACAACAGGCGGAGCTCAGGCACCAGCAGGATCTGTTGAAAACAATTATCGTATCGCAGGAGGCGGAGCGCAAACGTATTGGCCAGGATTTGCATGACGATGTGGGCACTGCCCTGTCAAACCTCCGTATTACTATTGAATTGTTTAATAATACTGCCATTGGCGAGTTTTCAGACACCTGTAAACACCAGATAGATAAAATTGTACAGGATGTAAGGCATATCTCGCATAACCTGTCGCCCCCCGGTCTTGAACTGTATGGCTTTATGGGGACTTTGGAAGAGCTGGCCGAGTTTATTACCGCCACCGGTAAATTGCAGGTAAACATTACCGATAACACCAACTCGTTAACAGATCGGTTTGGTACCGATGTATCCCTGTCTTTATACCGGGTTTTTGAAGAATTACTAAACAATACCATTAAACATGCCAACGCCAGCCATGTAAATATTAATTTTGATGTAGCAGACGATCACCTGCTGATTAGTTACCACGACGACGGGCAAGGTATTGCTGCTGCCGATAAAACAAAAAAAGGAATGGGCAGGCAAAACATAGAAAGCAGGCTGAGCATTATTGGCGCAGCTTACCAAACAGATTGGCCAGGCGGCAATGGGTTTAATATGAGCATCCAGCTTAAAACAGATAATATTTAA
- a CDS encoding Crp/Fnr family transcriptional regulator: MSFTLILNNIAKHIHLTADEQTIFTGMLRPQTIKRKQFWLSDGDICKHSAFVTSGCLRGFTVDKNGIEHVLSFAPVDWWMADMYSLISQKPGMLNVEALEDTEVLLLSKINQEALYKQIPKFEHFFRVLVENSLVASQQRLIDGLSLTAEDRYNNFCKRYPTLIYTLPQKQIASYIGVTPEFFSRMRKKVVRST; this comes from the coding sequence ATGTCATTTACCCTCATACTAAACAACATTGCCAAGCATATTCATTTAACCGCCGATGAGCAGACCATTTTTACCGGTATGCTACGGCCGCAAACCATAAAGCGTAAACAATTTTGGTTGAGCGATGGCGATATATGCAAACACTCGGCCTTTGTAACCAGCGGCTGCCTGCGTGGCTTTACAGTTGATAAAAATGGGATTGAGCATGTGCTTAGTTTTGCCCCGGTAGATTGGTGGATGGCCGATATGTACAGCCTGATAAGTCAGAAGCCCGGCATGCTGAACGTAGAGGCGCTGGAAGACACCGAGGTGCTGTTATTGAGTAAAATTAACCAGGAGGCATTATATAAGCAGATACCCAAATTTGAGCACTTTTTTCGGGTATTGGTCGAGAATTCGCTGGTTGCAAGCCAACAGCGCCTTATAGACGGCTTAAGCCTGACGGCCGAGGACAGATATAACAATTTTTGCAAACGTTACCCCACGCTGATATATACCCTGCCCCAAAAGCAAATAGCATCGTACATTGGCGTTACACCGGAGTTTTTTAGCAGAATGAGGAAAAAGGTTGTACGTAGTACGTAA
- a CDS encoding DUF5687 family protein — protein sequence MVTSFISHELKAFWRSKNTGKSIAIRVVMGLLILYLFINVLAAGFFLDKILEQLYPNEELVIPFCGIILIYFLFDLLMRLQFQELPTLRVQPYLHLPITRNFLVKYLALSASLSVFNLWPFVLFLPFVFKVIAPDSGAIIVLAFVVSIAGFTVFNNYLALYLKRKSNINGWVFLISAAVLALIITGDYLWHIISLRAISYAFFGKLLTMPAMVLLPVILGLAMYYLNFLYLKQNLYLEDLTAHKVSSYKSSTDIPFLSRFGSVGDLAANEIKLVLRNKRSRSALVMGLFFMFYGLIFYSNSHYHGDGYKVFAGMFMTGIFIINYGQFMFGWQASHFDGLLVNKISFADFIKAKYLLFTTISTVFFILTTPYVYFGWRVLITHFIMYLWNIGVNTTMVLYFANRNFKRLDLSKGAAFNWEGVGATQWILSLPLMITPFVIYGPFALLKHPNIGLALIAAIGLAGVLTRNYWVKVLETDYRTKRYQIAEGFRNK from the coding sequence ATGGTTACATCCTTTATCAGTCATGAATTAAAAGCTTTCTGGCGATCAAAAAACACAGGAAAAAGTATTGCCATCCGGGTGGTAATGGGGCTGTTAATTCTGTACTTGTTTATCAATGTACTTGCTGCAGGCTTCTTTCTGGATAAAATACTCGAACAGCTTTATCCTAACGAGGAATTAGTGATTCCTTTTTGCGGCATAATCCTTATTTATTTTTTGTTCGATTTATTGATGCGGTTACAATTTCAGGAATTACCTACGCTTAGGGTACAACCTTATCTGCATTTACCCATAACAAGGAATTTCCTGGTAAAGTACCTGGCGTTGTCGGCATCACTATCGGTATTTAATTTGTGGCCCTTTGTATTGTTTCTGCCATTTGTCTTCAAAGTAATAGCACCCGACTCCGGGGCAATTATAGTGTTGGCGTTTGTTGTATCAATAGCCGGGTTTACTGTATTTAATAATTACCTGGCGCTTTACCTTAAAAGAAAGTCGAATATTAACGGCTGGGTATTTTTGATCTCGGCGGCAGTACTGGCCCTTATTATCACGGGCGATTATTTATGGCATATCATTTCGCTACGCGCCATCTCTTACGCTTTTTTTGGTAAATTACTAACCATGCCCGCTATGGTCTTGTTGCCGGTTATCCTGGGCCTGGCTATGTATTATTTAAATTTTTTATACCTAAAGCAAAACCTTTATCTTGAAGACCTTACCGCACACAAAGTTAGCTCATACAAAAGCAGTACCGATATCCCCTTCCTGTCCCGCTTTGGTTCTGTAGGCGATCTGGCGGCAAATGAAATTAAGCTGGTTTTACGCAATAAGCGGTCGCGCTCGGCATTGGTTATGGGCTTGTTTTTTATGTTTTACGGGTTAATTTTTTACTCTAACAGCCACTACCATGGTGATGGGTACAAGGTTTTTGCGGGCATGTTTATGACCGGCATTTTCATTATTAATTACGGGCAATTTATGTTTGGCTGGCAGGCATCGCATTTTGACGGGTTGCTTGTAAATAAAATTAGCTTTGCCGATTTTATTAAGGCTAAATACCTGTTGTTTACCACCATATCAACAGTGTTTTTTATCTTAACTACGCCTTACGTTTATTTTGGATGGCGCGTATTGATTACACACTTTATAATGTACCTGTGGAATATTGGCGTAAATACAACAATGGTACTTTATTTTGCCAATCGCAATTTTAAACGGCTCGATTTGTCGAAAGGTGCGGCCTTTAACTGGGAAGGTGTTGGCGCTACCCAATGGATATTATCGTTACCGTTAATGATTACGCCGTTTGTAATATATGGCCCATTTGCGTTATTAAAGCATCCCAATATCGGGCTTGCCTTAATTGCCGCTATCGGTCTGGCAGGCGTATTAACCCGCAATTACTGGGTTAAAGTGCTTGAAACAGACTATCGCACAAAAAGATATCAAATAGCCGAAGGCTTCAGAAATAAATAA